Proteins encoded in a region of the Fusobacterium sp. IOR10 genome:
- the rpe gene encoding ribulose-phosphate 3-epimerase: protein MMKNIKIAPSILSADFSKLGEEIISIDKAGADWVHIDVMDGAFVPNITFGAPVIKCVREKTKLPFDVHLMIMNPERYIEDFVKAGADIIVVHAESTNHLHRVIQQIKSYGVKAGISLNPGTSPDALKYLINDLDLVLVMSVNPGFGGQTFIESSVEKIKEIRKMNKDVDIEVDGGITDKTIIKCKEAGANIFVAGSYVFKGDYRERISNLKKEE from the coding sequence ATCATGAAAAATATTAAAATAGCTCCTTCAATACTATCAGCAGACTTTAGCAAATTAGGGGAGGAGATTATAAGCATAGATAAAGCAGGTGCAGACTGGGTCCATATAGATGTTATGGATGGAGCCTTTGTTCCTAATATAACTTTTGGAGCACCAGTAATAAAATGCGTTAGAGAAAAGACAAAACTTCCCTTCGATGTTCATTTAATGATAATGAATCCTGAAAGATATATAGAAGATTTTGTAAAAGCAGGTGCAGATATAATTGTTGTACATGCAGAATCAACAAATCATTTACATAGGGTTATTCAACAAATAAAATCATATGGAGTTAAAGCAGGGATTTCTTTAAATCCAGGAACATCTCCAGATGCATTGAAATATTTAATAAATGATTTAGATTTAGTTTTAGTAATGAGTGTTAACCCTGGATTTGGAGGGCAAACTTTTATAGAAAGTTCAGTTGAAAAAATAAAAGAAATTAGAAAAATGAATAAAGACGTTGACATAGAAGTTGATGGTGGAATCACAGATAAAACAATAATAAAATGTAAGGAAGCTGGAGCTAATATTTTTGTTGCAGGCTCTTATGTTTTTAAAGGAGATTATAGAGAAAGAATCTCTAATCTTAAAAAGGAGGAATAG
- a CDS encoding DUF4911 domain-containing protein produces MKSYEFFIQTRKEDIDFINKIMEAYEGIGVVRTNDPKKGLITIITTTDFKDIAKEIILDLGENYVEIEILSEGLWNGNL; encoded by the coding sequence ATGAAAAGTTATGAATTTTTTATTCAAACTAGAAAAGAAGATATTGATTTTATTAATAAAATCATGGAAGCTTATGAAGGTATTGGAGTTGTAAGAACCAACGATCCTAAAAAAGGATTAATTACAATAATTACCACTACAGATTTTAAAGACATAGCAAAGGAAATAATCCTTGATTTGGGAGAAAATTATGTTGAAATTGAAATTCTTAGTGAAGGTTTGTGGAATGGTAATTTATAA
- the rimM gene encoding ribosome maturation factor RimM (Essential for efficient processing of 16S rRNA), with protein MNLVTIGKISGTHHLKGVVKSNLNISDPNVLINEKVLIVKATGEKIILTVTKVSRLVGEKYTIEFAEIKNKTEANILHNGIIKVNRNVLGLAEGEYLLQDLLKMKVFLEDETFIGTVTEVFDTAAHDIIVVTDNDYEAMIPKIEPFIKDINFSENKIVVDLWEGMRELKIKK; from the coding sequence ATGAATTTAGTTACTATTGGAAAAATATCTGGAACTCACCATTTAAAAGGTGTTGTAAAATCAAATCTTAATATAAGCGATCCCAATGTACTTATTAATGAAAAAGTTTTAATTGTAAAAGCTACTGGGGAAAAGATTATACTTACAGTCACTAAAGTATCTAGACTTGTTGGAGAAAAATATACAATTGAATTTGCAGAAATTAAGAATAAAACAGAAGCTAATATCTTACATAATGGAATAATAAAAGTAAATAGAAATGTTTTAGGATTAGCTGAAGGGGAATATCTATTGCAAGATCTTCTTAAAATGAAAGTTTTTTTAGAAGATGAGACTTTTATTGGAACTGTCACAGAGGTTTTTGATACTGCTGCTCATGATATTATTGTAGTTACTGATAATGATTATGAAGCTATGATTCCTAAAATAGAACCTTTCATTAAAGATATTAATTTTTCTGAAAACAAAATAGTTGTGGATCTTTGGGAAGGTATGAGAGAATTAAAAATAAAAAAATAA
- the rsmA gene encoding 16S rRNA (adenine(1518)-N(6)/adenine(1519)-N(6))-dimethyltransferase RsmA → MSFKHKKKYGQNFLTDQNNILDMIIEVSNPCENEEILEIGPGEGALTELLLKKSKRVNCVEIDTDLEKLLKAKFENEKKFNLIMGDILEVDLNEVLVSNTKVIANIPYYITSPIVNKLISHRDKINEIYLMVQKEVGERICATSGKERSILTLAVEFFGKGEYLFTIPKESFTPIPKVDSGFISIKLHKDKKYENEISEELFFKYVKASFSNKRKNIVNNLSTLHFSKDFIKEKLEILGISPNERAENITIDKFIELANLFENK, encoded by the coding sequence ATGTCATTTAAACATAAAAAAAAATATGGTCAAAATTTTTTAACTGATCAAAATAATATATTAGATATGATAATTGAAGTTTCAAATCCTTGTGAAAATGAGGAGATTTTAGAAATAGGTCCTGGAGAAGGGGCTTTAACTGAACTTTTATTAAAAAAATCTAAAAGAGTAAATTGTGTTGAAATTGACACTGATTTAGAAAAACTTCTTAAAGCAAAATTTGAAAATGAAAAGAAATTTAACTTAATTATGGGAGATATATTAGAGGTAGATTTAAATGAAGTTTTAGTTTCAAATACTAAAGTCATTGCTAATATTCCTTATTACATTACCTCTCCAATAGTTAATAAATTAATTTCTCATAGAGACAAAATCAACGAAATTTATTTAATGGTTCAAAAGGAAGTTGGAGAAAGAATTTGTGCTACTTCTGGAAAAGAAAGAAGTATCCTTACGCTAGCTGTTGAATTTTTTGGAAAAGGAGAATATCTATTCACTATTCCAAAGGAATCTTTCACACCAATTCCTAAAGTTGATTCAGGATTTATTTCTATAAAACTACACAAAGATAAAAAATATGAAAATGAAATTTCAGAGGAATTATTTTTTAAATATGTAAAAGCATCTTTTTCAAACAAGAGAAAAAATATTGTAAATAATTTATCAACTCTACATTTTTCTAAAGATTTTATAAAAGAAAAATTAGAAATTTTGGGAATATCTCCAAATGAAAGAGCTGAAAATATAACTATTGATAAATTTATAGAATTAGCTAACTTATTTGAAAACAAATAA
- a CDS encoding MarR family winged helix-turn-helix transcriptional regulator yields MSYIKEVNEIFEKFYKLFYESEDLALKNGIKCLSHTELHIIEAMGEDSITMNTLSERLGITMGTATVAITKLEEKGFAMRVRSNIDRRKVYVSLTPKGRKALEYHNNYHKKIMTTITENINEDDLNVFLETFEKILENLKNKSRFLKPSSITDFPIGSKVSVIEIKGTPIVQDYFMGNGINSCNDLMIENIKENEKIILKKEDGKLLELNVLDAKNIIVVRKEN; encoded by the coding sequence ATGTCTTATATAAAAGAAGTAAATGAAATATTTGAAAAATTTTATAAATTATTTTATGAGTCTGAAGATTTAGCTTTAAAGAATGGAATTAAATGTTTAAGCCACACAGAATTACACATAATAGAAGCTATGGGTGAAGATTCAATAACAATGAATACTTTATCTGAGAGATTGGGAATAACAATGGGAACAGCTACAGTTGCAATTACAAAGCTAGAAGAAAAAGGATTTGCAATGAGAGTTAGATCCAATATAGATAGAAGAAAAGTGTATGTGTCATTGACTCCTAAAGGAAGAAAAGCACTAGAATATCATAATAATTATCACAAGAAAATAATGACAACTATTACAGAAAATATAAATGAAGATGATTTAAATGTATTTTTAGAAACTTTTGAAAAGATATTGGAAAATTTAAAAAATAAGTCAAGATTTTTAAAACCTAGTTCAATAACTGATTTTCCAATTGGCTCAAAAGTATCTGTAATTGAAATAAAAGGAACACCAATAGTACAAGATTATTTTATGGGAAATGGAATAAATTCCTGTAATGATTTAATGATAGAAAACATAAAAGAAAATGAGAAAATAATTCTAAAAAAAGAAGACGGGAAACTTTTAGAATTAAATGTACTAGATGCTAAAAATATAATTGTAGTTAGAAAGGAAAATTAA
- a CDS encoding RNA methyltransferase, with protein sequence MRNKIYLALVHYPVYNKNMETVCTSVTNFDIHDISRTCRTYNIKEYDLIVPVEAQKQLTQRIIGYWQDGSGGEYNKDRESAFKHTKVKDSLEEAILDIEKTEGEKPVIITTSAHIYPNSISYTGLSDKIFNDDKPYLFLFGTGWGLIKEVMDMSDYILEPIRGTTKYNHLSVRAAVSIILDRVLGEK encoded by the coding sequence ATGAGAAATAAAATATACTTAGCTCTAGTGCATTACCCAGTTTACAATAAAAATATGGAGACTGTATGTACTTCTGTTACAAATTTTGATATTCATGATATTTCTAGAACTTGTAGAACTTATAATATCAAAGAATATGATTTAATTGTTCCTGTTGAAGCACAAAAACAACTTACTCAAAGAATTATTGGTTACTGGCAAGATGGATCTGGTGGAGAATATAATAAGGATAGAGAATCTGCTTTTAAACATACAAAAGTAAAGGACTCTTTAGAAGAAGCTATTTTAGATATTGAAAAAACTGAAGGGGAAAAACCTGTTATCATAACAACTTCAGCACATATTTATCCTAATTCAATTAGCTATACTGGACTTTCTGATAAAATATTTAATGATGATAAACCTTATTTATTTTTATTTGGAACTGGTTGGGGGCTTATAAAAGAAGTTATGGACATGTCTGATTATATCTTAGAACCTATAAGAGGAACTACTAAATATAATCATCTTTCTGTTAGAGCTGCTGTATCTATTATCTTAGATAGAGTTCTTGGGGAAAAATAA
- the rsgA gene encoding ribosome small subunit-dependent GTPase A, whose translation MVYIKGRIINKVQGFYYVKTEDETYECKLRGILKRNDKKDNCVVGDFVEISEEGNIIKIYERKNIINRPLVSNVDFLVIQFATKDPAIDFGRLNILLLNSFYYKVAPIVVINKIDLISEDEKNQLKEKLKYLESINIPVFLISTYDKIGIDSLEKIMKNKTVAFGGPSGVGKSSVLNFLQDSKELVVGETSKRLKAGKHTTRDSKLLPSICGGYVIDTPGFSSIELPPIKDYNELISLFSEFSIEDGNRCKYLDCRHINEPNCVIKEKVKSGEISETRYNFYKQVYEKLKDERWKNHEKY comes from the coding sequence TTGGTATATATAAAAGGAAGAATAATTAATAAGGTTCAAGGTTTTTATTATGTTAAAACAGAAGATGAAACTTATGAGTGTAAACTTAGGGGAATTCTAAAAAGAAATGATAAAAAAGATAACTGTGTTGTGGGAGATTTTGTAGAAATATCTGAAGAAGGAAATATAATAAAAATATATGAAAGAAAAAATATTATAAATAGACCTTTAGTTTCAAATGTGGATTTTTTAGTTATACAATTTGCAACAAAGGATCCAGCTATAGATTTTGGAAGATTAAATATTTTGTTGCTAAATAGTTTTTATTATAAGGTTGCTCCAATTGTAGTAATAAACAAAATAGATTTAATATCAGAAGATGAAAAAAATCAGTTAAAGGAAAAATTAAAATATTTAGAAAGTATAAATATACCTGTTTTTTTAATTTCAACATATGATAAAATAGGTATAGATAGTCTTGAAAAGATTATGAAAAATAAGACAGTAGCCTTTGGAGGACCTAGTGGAGTTGGAAAATCAAGTGTTCTTAATTTTCTGCAAGATTCTAAAGAGTTAGTAGTTGGAGAAACAAGTAAAAGGTTAAAAGCTGGGAAACATACAACAAGGGATTCTAAATTATTACCATCTATTTGTGGAGGTTATGTAATTGATACACCAGGTTTTTCATCAATAGAGTTGCCACCAATAAAAGACTATAATGAATTAATATCATTGTTTTCAGAATTTTCAATTGAAGATGGAAATCGTTGTAAATATTTAGATTGTAGACATATTAACGAACCAAATTGTGTAATAAAAGAAAAGGTAAAAAGTGGGGAAATATCTGAAACAAGATATAATTTTTATAAACAAGTATATGAAAAATTAAAAGATGAAAGGTGGAAAAATCATGAAAAATATTAA
- the hpt gene encoding hypoxanthine phosphoribosyltransferase, translating to MEGSIEILIPKEKVESRIKELASIIAEDYKDKDLVCVGLLKGSVMFMAELTKSMNIDLAMDFMKVSSYGGGIDSTGVVKILKDVDEDLTGKDVLIIEDIIDTGLTIANVKDFLVKKMPNSIKVCSLLDKPSRRKVDVKGEYIGFEIPDEFVVGYGLDLDEKYRNLPFVGKFIQKK from the coding sequence ATGGAAGGTAGTATAGAGATTTTAATCCCTAAAGAAAAAGTAGAATCACGTATCAAGGAATTAGCAAGTATAATTGCTGAAGATTATAAAGATAAAGATTTAGTTTGTGTTGGTCTTTTAAAAGGTTCTGTTATGTTTATGGCTGAGCTAACAAAGAGCATGAATATTGATTTAGCAATGGATTTTATGAAAGTTTCTAGTTATGGTGGAGGAATAGATTCTACAGGAGTCGTTAAAATACTAAAAGATGTTGATGAAGATTTAACTGGAAAAGATGTTCTTATTATAGAAGATATTATTGATACAGGTCTTACTATTGCTAATGTTAAAGATTTCTTAGTGAAAAAAATGCCTAATTCTATAAAGGTTTGCTCTCTTTTAGATAAACCTAGTAGAAGAAAAGTTGATGTTAAGGGAGAATATATCGGTTTTGAAATTCCAGATGAATTCGTCGTTGGATATGGATTAGACTTAGATGAAAAATATAGAAACTTACCTTTCGTTGGAAAATTTATTCAAAAAAAATAG
- a CDS encoding PASTA domain-containing protein, producing MKKKLQIGFSCILVLLTLFFTMNIFLDKYFNKNFYVNPDFKGMTLEEVKDKIPKGVLQVEVLGKDFSKLPVGQIFMQKPEAGHIVKKGRVIKIWISLGENYYEVPDFSGQQLFQVKRILEERGIKIKNIARTDYPLAYNSVIATNPRAGEIVNSKDGISILTSNRTSNKMVEIPDIIGFSLEEAKEILKKKSIFIGEVETIEVKGLESGIVVDTNLETKSKISSGSSINLVISK from the coding sequence ATGAAAAAAAAATTACAAATAGGATTTTCCTGCATACTAGTATTGTTAACATTATTTTTTACTATGAATATATTTTTAGATAAATATTTCAACAAAAATTTTTATGTTAATCCAGATTTTAAAGGAATGACACTAGAAGAAGTAAAGGATAAAATTCCAAAGGGAGTACTACAAGTAGAAGTATTAGGAAAAGACTTTTCTAAATTACCAGTGGGACAAATATTTATGCAAAAACCAGAAGCTGGTCATATTGTAAAAAAGGGAAGAGTTATTAAAATATGGATTAGTCTTGGGGAAAATTATTATGAAGTTCCTGATTTTTCTGGACAACAATTATTCCAAGTGAAAAGAATACTGGAAGAAAGAGGAATAAAAATAAAAAATATAGCAAGAACAGATTATCCCCTTGCTTATAATTCAGTAATAGCAACTAATCCTAGAGCAGGAGAAATTGTAAATTCTAAAGATGGGATATCCATATTAACAAGTAACAGAACTTCAAACAAGATGGTTGAAATTCCAGATATTATTGGTTTTTCATTGGAAGAAGCTAAAGAAATATTAAAAAAGAAATCAATATTTATAGGAGAAGTTGAAACAATAGAAGTCAAAGGTCTTGAATCAGGGATTGTTGTGGATACAAATCTAGAAACTAAAAGTAAAATTTCATCAGGTTCTAGTATAAATTTAGTGATTTCCAAATAA
- a CDS encoding KH domain-containing protein, with translation MERLENLLKYILSGLVEHEELIRISYELIDDTVIFKVNVAKGEMGRVIGKNGLTANAIRGVMQAAGVKDKLNVNVEFLD, from the coding sequence ATGGAACGATTAGAAAATTTACTAAAATATATTTTAAGTGGTCTTGTTGAACATGAAGAATTAATAAGAATCTCTTATGAACTTATAGACGATACTGTTATCTTCAAAGTTAATGTTGCTAAGGGAGAAATGGGAAGAGTTATTGGTAAAAATGGTCTCACTGCTAATGCTATCAGAGGAGTTATGCAAGCTGCAGGTGTTAAAGACAAATTAAATGTTAATGTGGAATTTTTAGATTAG
- the trmD gene encoding tRNA (guanosine(37)-N1)-methyltransferase TrmD, with product MKINILTLFPELFHAFKNQSIIGRAVKNNLIEINVINIRDFCFDKHKQADDIPFGGEGGMVMKPEPLFRALEQCQGKIIYTSPQGKTFDQQLAINLKKEDEITIIAGHYEGIDERVVNEKVDLEISIGDYVLTGGEIPAMVIIDTISRLIPGVIKKASYENDSFFNGLLDYPQYTRPAEYKGLKVPDVLISGNHRKIKEWRIKESLKRTYIRRPDLLKNKVLNDLEKKLLKEIILELDNN from the coding sequence TTGAAAATAAATATTTTAACTTTATTTCCTGAACTTTTCCATGCTTTTAAAAATCAAAGCATTATTGGAAGAGCTGTAAAAAATAATTTAATAGAAATTAATGTAATAAATATCAGAGATTTTTGTTTTGATAAACATAAACAAGCTGATGATATTCCATTTGGTGGAGAGGGAGGAATGGTTATGAAACCTGAGCCTCTTTTTCGTGCATTGGAACAATGCCAAGGGAAAATTATTTACACATCTCCCCAAGGTAAGACTTTTGATCAGCAACTTGCAATTAATTTAAAAAAAGAAGATGAAATAACTATTATTGCTGGTCATTATGAAGGAATTGATGAAAGAGTTGTCAATGAAAAAGTTGATTTGGAAATCTCCATTGGAGATTACGTTTTAACTGGTGGGGAAATCCCAGCTATGGTTATAATTGACACTATATCTAGGCTTATTCCTGGGGTTATTAAAAAAGCTTCCTATGAAAATGATTCATTTTTTAATGGTTTGTTAGATTACCCTCAATACACAAGACCTGCAGAATATAAAGGATTAAAAGTTCCAGATGTATTAATTTCAGGAAATCATAGAAAAATTAAAGAATGGAGAATCAAAGAAAGTTTAAAAAGAACTTATATTAGAAGACCTGATTTATTAAAAAATAAGGTCCTAAATGACTTGGAAAAAAAATTATTAAAAGAAATAATTTTAGAATTAGATAATAACTAA